Proteins from a single region of Microbacterium sp. zg-Y818:
- the ispG gene encoding flavodoxin-dependent (E)-4-hydroxy-3-methylbut-2-enyl-diphosphate synthase: MPAVNLGMPRVPELLAPRRKSRQIRVGKVLVGGDAPVSVQSMTTTKTTDINATLQQIAELTASGCEIVRVAVPSQDDADVLHIIAKKSQIPVIADIHFQPKYVFQAIDAGCAAVRVNPGNIRQFDDKVGEIAKAAKDAGVSLRIGVNAGSLDRRLLEKYGKATPEALMESAVWEASLFEEHDFHDFKISVKHNDPVIMVKAYRLLAERGDWPLHLGVTEAGPAFQGTIKSATAFGILLSEGIGDTIRVSLSAPPAEEVKVGHQILQSLNLRERKLEIVSCPSCGRAQVDVYTLADNVTEGLKDMTVPLRVAVMGCVVNGPGEAREADLGVASGNGKGQIFVKGEVIKTVPEADIVQTLIEEANRLAAEMGPAAPLGTAQVVTA, from the coding sequence GTGCCAGCAGTCAACCTCGGGATGCCGCGTGTGCCGGAGCTTCTCGCTCCGCGCCGCAAGAGCCGTCAGATCCGCGTCGGGAAGGTCCTCGTCGGTGGGGACGCGCCCGTGAGCGTGCAGTCGATGACGACCACCAAGACGACAGACATCAACGCGACGCTCCAGCAGATCGCCGAGCTCACGGCATCGGGCTGCGAGATCGTCCGCGTGGCGGTGCCCAGCCAGGATGACGCCGATGTGCTGCACATCATCGCGAAGAAGAGCCAGATCCCGGTCATCGCCGACATCCACTTCCAGCCGAAGTACGTGTTCCAGGCGATCGACGCCGGGTGCGCGGCGGTGCGGGTGAACCCCGGCAACATCCGGCAGTTCGACGACAAGGTCGGCGAGATCGCCAAGGCGGCGAAGGATGCCGGCGTCTCGCTGCGCATCGGCGTCAATGCCGGTTCGCTTGACCGTCGTCTTCTCGAGAAGTACGGCAAGGCCACCCCGGAGGCTCTCATGGAGAGCGCCGTGTGGGAGGCGAGCCTGTTCGAGGAGCACGACTTCCACGACTTCAAGATCTCCGTCAAGCACAACGACCCCGTGATCATGGTCAAGGCTTATCGGCTGCTGGCCGAGCGCGGTGACTGGCCGCTGCACCTCGGCGTGACCGAGGCGGGGCCGGCCTTCCAGGGCACGATCAAGAGCGCCACCGCCTTCGGCATTCTGCTGTCCGAGGGGATCGGCGACACCATCCGCGTCTCGCTGTCGGCGCCTCCCGCCGAAGAGGTCAAGGTCGGGCACCAGATCCTGCAGTCGCTGAACCTGCGCGAGCGCAAGCTCGAGATCGTGTCGTGCCCCTCGTGCGGCCGAGCTCAGGTCGACGTCTACACGCTCGCCGACAACGTCACCGAGGGCCTGAAGGACATGACCGTGCCGCTGCGCGTGGCGGTCATGGGCTGCGTCGTCAACGGCCCGGGCGAGGCCCGCGAGGCTGACCTCGGCGTGGCATCCGGTAACGGCAAGGGCCAGATCTTCGTCAAGGGCGAGGTCATCAAGACCGTGCCCGAGGCCGACATCGTGCAGACCCTCATCGAAGAGGCGAACCGCCTCGCCGCCGAGATGGGGCCGGCCGCACCGCTCGGCACCGCGCAGGTGGTCACCGCCTGA
- the pcp gene encoding pyroglutamyl-peptidase I, translating into MSTVLLTGFEPFADAAVNPSAEAVHLAADLWEGPEKLVTDVLPVTFAGAASRLRELIATHSPDLVIASGLAGGRSAVGIERIAVNLIDARIPDNDGAQPVDEPSIPGAPAAYFSTLPVKAIAHAVAAAGIPVEVSHSAGTFVCNHAMFVALHEAARRPGMRAGFVHVPWADGEGEPSLPLEKIAQALLITVRTALATPADVAAPGGALH; encoded by the coding sequence GTGTCCACCGTGCTGCTGACCGGGTTCGAGCCCTTCGCCGATGCCGCCGTCAACCCCAGCGCGGAGGCGGTGCATCTGGCCGCCGATCTCTGGGAGGGCCCGGAGAAGCTCGTGACCGACGTGCTCCCGGTGACCTTCGCAGGCGCCGCATCGCGGCTGCGGGAGCTCATCGCGACGCACTCCCCCGACCTCGTCATCGCGTCGGGGCTGGCTGGCGGCCGCAGTGCCGTCGGAATCGAGCGCATCGCCGTGAACCTCATCGACGCGCGGATCCCCGACAACGACGGCGCGCAGCCGGTCGACGAACCGAGCATCCCCGGGGCGCCCGCCGCGTACTTCTCGACCCTGCCGGTGAAGGCCATCGCTCACGCGGTGGCGGCCGCCGGCATCCCCGTCGAGGTATCCCACTCCGCCGGCACGTTCGTCTGCAACCACGCCATGTTCGTGGCCCTGCATGAAGCGGCACGGCGGCCCGGGATGCGAGCCGGCTTCGTGCACGTACCGTGGGCGGACGGCGAGGGTGAGCCCTCCTTGCCGCTGGAGAAAATCGCGCAGGCGCTGCTCATCACCGTGCGGACGGCGCTGGCCACTCCCGCCGACGTGGCGGCGCCCGGCGGCGCCCTGCACTGA
- a CDS encoding acyltransferase family protein: MSGRVTWLDGARGIAIVLVVLFHAGMFTVPTGLASPWWEPLNLVFALLRMPLFFLVAGMLAVGAVRRSWPQLWRTRLAVLVWVFLVWTVLRFAYYQVVPEPIDLNQSSWTDFVLSVVRPSNGLWFLFALALFLIAAKALDSRVNRWVALGVAGLAATVMYGGVTFHNVAYDGIAKYFVFFLIGLHFRQSIIHAVHRRRWAATAALLLLFAASIVLRGATGWLMDAVTAIPVGLLAVAFGMCLARNLVGTALSRPLEHLGQRTLQVYVTHILLLSTFTSILMPFADTPALAALRPVMPILMTAVVIPLSLVIAAGAARVPVLRLLYVAPAWFSRERVGARPA; this comes from the coding sequence GTGAGCGGTCGCGTGACCTGGCTCGACGGCGCCCGCGGCATCGCGATCGTCCTGGTGGTGCTCTTCCACGCCGGCATGTTCACGGTGCCCACCGGCCTCGCCTCGCCGTGGTGGGAGCCGCTGAACCTGGTGTTCGCCCTGCTGCGCATGCCCCTGTTCTTCCTCGTCGCGGGCATGCTCGCCGTCGGGGCGGTGCGGCGCTCGTGGCCGCAGCTGTGGCGCACCCGGCTGGCGGTGCTGGTGTGGGTGTTCCTGGTGTGGACGGTGCTGCGCTTCGCCTACTACCAGGTGGTGCCGGAGCCGATCGACCTCAACCAGTCCAGCTGGACGGACTTCGTCCTTTCCGTGGTGCGCCCGTCCAACGGGCTGTGGTTCCTGTTCGCGCTGGCGCTGTTCCTCATCGCCGCCAAGGCGCTGGACAGCCGGGTGAACCGCTGGGTCGCCCTCGGTGTCGCCGGCCTCGCGGCGACCGTCATGTACGGCGGCGTGACGTTTCACAACGTCGCATACGACGGCATCGCGAAGTACTTCGTCTTCTTCCTCATCGGGCTGCACTTTCGACAGTCGATCATCCACGCCGTCCACCGCCGCCGGTGGGCTGCCACCGCGGCGCTGCTTCTGCTGTTCGCGGCATCCATCGTGCTGCGCGGCGCGACGGGCTGGTTGATGGATGCCGTCACTGCGATCCCGGTGGGACTGCTCGCCGTCGCGTTCGGCATGTGCCTGGCGCGCAACCTCGTCGGCACGGCGCTGTCGAGGCCGCTCGAGCACCTGGGGCAGCGCACGCTGCAGGTGTACGTCACGCACATCCTGTTGCTGTCGACGTTCACCAGCATCCTGATGCCGTTCGCGGATACCCCTGCGCTCGCGGCGCTGCGTCCCGTGATGCCGATCCTGATGACGGCGGTCGTGATCCCGCTGAGCCTCGTGATCGCCGCCGGGGCCGCGCGGGTTCCGGTGCTGCGGCTGCTCTACGTCGCCCCGGCGTGGTTCTCGCGCGAGCGCGTCGGCGCCCGGCCGGCCTGA
- a CDS encoding glycoside hydrolase family 16 protein: MTVTDTAPAPSAAPRRTRRRRWLTLGIPSAILVIVLVVGGLWWFTGFSFLTPRYGDSEPLFDDFDGPAGSKPNPAFWNIQTGGGGWGNNEIQEYTEDAVALDGEGNLVITATVPADGSTPTSGRITSHKKWSFTFGQLSARVKLPEAQGLLPAFWLLGDNIDRVGWPNAGEVDIIETPNDTSRSRHHLHGPIGWTKHWALNEGVDQPAPLADDFHVYTVEKRPGRIILAIDDQVVMDVEEWDVPLTGRWVFDEPMHVLFSLAVGGDWPGDPDATTPEVNRMVIDWMAYTPADQTEEIVP, translated from the coding sequence GTGACCGTCACCGACACCGCGCCCGCTCCCAGCGCCGCGCCGCGCCGCACCCGCCGCCGCAGGTGGCTCACCCTCGGCATCCCCTCGGCGATCCTCGTGATCGTCCTGGTGGTCGGCGGGCTCTGGTGGTTCACCGGGTTCTCGTTCCTCACGCCGCGCTACGGCGACAGCGAACCGCTCTTCGACGACTTCGACGGGCCGGCCGGCAGCAAGCCCAACCCCGCCTTCTGGAACATCCAGACCGGCGGCGGCGGGTGGGGCAACAACGAAATCCAGGAGTACACCGAAGACGCCGTCGCACTGGATGGCGAAGGCAACCTCGTCATCACGGCGACCGTGCCCGCCGACGGCAGCACGCCCACCTCCGGGCGTATCACGAGTCACAAGAAGTGGTCGTTCACCTTCGGGCAGCTCTCGGCGCGGGTGAAGCTGCCCGAAGCCCAGGGCCTGCTGCCGGCATTCTGGCTGCTCGGCGACAACATCGACCGGGTGGGCTGGCCCAACGCCGGCGAGGTCGACATCATCGAGACGCCCAACGACACCTCCCGCAGTCGTCACCACCTGCACGGGCCGATCGGCTGGACGAAGCACTGGGCCCTCAACGAGGGCGTCGACCAGCCGGCTCCTCTCGCCGACGACTTCCACGTCTACACGGTCGAGAAGCGCCCCGGCCGCATCATCCTCGCGATCGACGACCAGGTCGTGATGGACGTCGAGGAGTGGGACGTGCCACTGACCGGTCGCTGGGTCTTCGACGAGCCGATGCATGTGCTGTTCAGCCTCGCCGTCGGCGGTGATTGGCCCGGTGACCCGGATGCCACGACCCCCGAGGTGAACAGGATGGTCATCGACTGGATGGCATACACGCCCGCGGACCAGACCGAGGAGATCGTCCCGTGA
- a CDS encoding polysaccharide pyruvyl transferase family protein — translation MTLPTENTREPRPHTAGHFIDEMQRRSFDALTQLHRGVESLVLTDFPDYENIGDSVIALGQAEFWRRAGIQVEATYSWRTISPKVYDSHTTVVIQGGGNFGGLYPQHSEHRYRLAERLRDETLLIQEPQSVHFASASDRTQFASRMASRPQLRLAVRDTASLAAVRDLVADVTLAPDSVHMLGRLHAAAPTRPVVQLLRRDDESALPPGTGAEAVDWPAMTFADRLRRRARRTVIEGAVTRGMNRTTDRWFADAATRLATGVALLAPGETIVTDRLHAMLIGLQMGRRVIAIDNANGKLTSYAATWLADLELPLQFAPDLQTALEMV, via the coding sequence GTGACCCTGCCCACCGAGAACACCCGTGAACCCCGCCCGCACACCGCCGGGCACTTCATCGACGAGATGCAGCGTCGCTCCTTCGACGCGCTCACGCAGCTGCACCGCGGCGTGGAGTCGCTGGTGCTGACCGACTTTCCCGACTACGAGAACATCGGCGACTCGGTGATCGCGCTCGGTCAGGCGGAGTTCTGGCGCCGTGCCGGCATCCAGGTGGAGGCGACCTACTCCTGGCGCACGATCTCGCCGAAGGTCTACGACTCGCACACGACCGTGGTCATCCAAGGCGGCGGCAACTTCGGCGGGCTCTACCCCCAGCACAGCGAGCACCGCTACCGCCTGGCCGAGCGACTGCGCGACGAGACGCTGCTGATCCAGGAGCCGCAGTCGGTGCACTTCGCCTCGGCATCGGACCGCACGCAGTTCGCCAGCCGCATGGCATCGCGGCCGCAGCTGCGCCTGGCGGTGCGCGACACCGCCTCGCTCGCGGCGGTGCGCGACCTCGTCGCCGATGTGACGCTGGCGCCGGACAGCGTGCACATGCTGGGGCGACTTCACGCCGCCGCCCCGACGCGCCCGGTGGTCCAGCTGCTGCGCCGAGACGATGAGAGCGCTCTGCCGCCGGGCACCGGGGCCGAAGCCGTGGACTGGCCGGCGATGACCTTCGCCGATCGCCTCCGCCGCCGCGCGCGCCGCACCGTCATCGAAGGTGCCGTGACCCGCGGGATGAACCGCACCACCGACCGCTGGTTCGCCGATGCCGCCACGCGCCTGGCCACGGGCGTTGCCCTCCTCGCCCCCGGTGAGACGATCGTCACCGATCGCCTCCACGCCATGCTGATCGGGCTGCAGATGGGCCGGCGGGTCATCGCGATCGACAACGCCAACGGCAAGCTCACGAGCTACGCCGCGACGTGGCTGGCGGACCTCGAACTGCCGCTGCAGTTCGCCCCCGATCTGCAGACGGCCCTGGAGATGGTCTGA
- a CDS encoding glycosyltransferase, producing MTALTLPLAMPLRGDVDRRDAIWVGLVEADDVAASPDAVVLESGGSFDRARLLVRDRGSVRGYVTLPVAEGTLDPHALQEAIAALPSVPAASRPEPTPITVVVCTRDRADMLRESLEAIRALEYPSYEVVVVDNAPATGETRDLLASQFPDFRYVREDAAGLSHARNAGLRAAQSAIVAFTDDDVSVDTQWLWAIAAGFSRGPDVACVTGVVPTGELRNEVQAYFDARVSWSKLTAARVFRLDDPPSDLPMFPFCVGEFGTGANFAVRRAHMLELGGFDTALGAGTRTQGGEDLDMFLRVLYDGQAIAVEPAALVWHRHRDDLAALTAQAVGYGRGFGAWATTVALDPRMLGAAVARSPRALARLLHKPMSTVDDSPASSTLSVAAKKVGRVELRSIVGGPAAYFAERRTQRDAGTLAGPASRGPAMERRCWSGLAAVGGFSGLLALLPLPTGLSLLFVAVFILLGPGALVRAWVVLPPHFAPIVVPAIGVSTMLLLTTAVVYAQLWNPVAWLFILAGATCLGAAVTFGIRRTA from the coding sequence ATGACGGCACTGACTCTCCCCCTCGCCATGCCCCTGCGCGGCGACGTCGACCGACGAGACGCGATCTGGGTCGGCCTCGTCGAGGCCGACGACGTCGCCGCGTCGCCGGACGCCGTCGTACTCGAGTCCGGCGGATCGTTCGACCGGGCCCGCCTGCTGGTGCGCGACCGCGGATCGGTGCGCGGCTACGTCACCCTCCCCGTCGCGGAGGGCACGCTCGACCCGCACGCCCTGCAGGAGGCGATCGCTGCACTGCCCTCGGTCCCTGCGGCATCCCGCCCGGAGCCGACCCCCATCACGGTGGTCGTCTGCACCCGTGACCGCGCCGACATGCTGCGGGAGTCCCTCGAGGCCATCCGGGCGCTGGAGTACCCCTCGTACGAAGTGGTCGTGGTCGACAACGCGCCCGCGACCGGCGAGACCCGCGATCTGCTGGCGTCGCAGTTCCCGGACTTCCGCTACGTGCGCGAGGATGCCGCCGGGCTCTCCCATGCCCGCAACGCCGGGCTCCGCGCCGCGCAGTCGGCGATCGTCGCGTTCACCGACGACGACGTCAGCGTCGACACGCAGTGGCTGTGGGCGATCGCCGCCGGATTCTCACGCGGTCCCGACGTCGCCTGTGTGACGGGCGTGGTGCCGACCGGCGAGCTGCGCAACGAGGTGCAGGCGTACTTCGACGCCCGCGTCAGCTGGTCCAAGCTCACCGCCGCGCGAGTGTTCCGCCTGGACGACCCACCGTCGGATCTGCCCATGTTCCCCTTCTGCGTGGGCGAGTTCGGCACGGGCGCGAACTTCGCCGTCCGTCGGGCGCACATGCTGGAGCTCGGCGGCTTCGACACCGCCCTGGGTGCCGGCACCCGCACTCAGGGCGGTGAGGACCTCGACATGTTCCTGCGCGTTCTCTATGACGGCCAGGCGATCGCGGTGGAGCCCGCGGCACTGGTGTGGCACCGCCACCGGGACGACCTGGCCGCCCTGACCGCCCAGGCCGTGGGCTACGGCCGCGGATTCGGCGCCTGGGCGACCACGGTCGCACTCGACCCGCGCATGCTGGGAGCTGCGGTGGCCCGCTCGCCCCGCGCGCTGGCGCGTCTGCTGCACAAGCCCATGTCGACCGTGGACGACTCCCCCGCCTCGTCGACCCTCTCGGTCGCGGCGAAGAAGGTAGGCCGCGTGGAGCTGCGGAGCATCGTCGGCGGCCCTGCCGCCTACTTCGCGGAGCGTCGCACCCAGCGTGACGCCGGCACCCTCGCGGGTCCCGCCTCGCGCGGGCCGGCGATGGAACGTCGCTGCTGGTCGGGGCTGGCGGCAGTGGGCGGGTTCAGCGGTCTGCTGGCGCTGCTTCCGCTGCCGACCGGGCTGTCGCTGCTGTTCGTCGCGGTGTTCATCCTGCTCGGTCCCGGCGCGCTGGTGCGCGCCTGGGTGGTGCTCCCACCCCACTTCGCGCCCATCGTCGTCCCGGCCATCGGGGTCTCGACGATGCTGCTGCTGACCACGGCCGTCGTGTACGCGCAGCTATGGAACCCCGTGGCGTGGCTGTTCATCCTGGCGGGGGCCACCTGCCTGGGCGCCGCAGTCACCTTCGGCATCAGGAGGACGGCATGA
- a CDS encoding glycosyltransferase family 2 protein — protein sequence MSVSVVICAYTLDRWDQLALAMASVTDQAIADETILVIDHNDELLRRAQARWPESHVLANAGAQGLSAARNTALQVARGDIVAFLDDDAVAEPGWLRTLVDGFAEPSVVAVGGSAVPLWPGDAPAVLPEELLWIVGCSYRGLPTRPGPVRNVMGCSMAFRRDPLLAVGGFNTDTGRVGKLPIGCEETEVCIKLRQVDPAHIVRYEPSARVRHHVSADRTRMAYVAHRSWCEGISKAGIARTVGRQDALSAESAYASRVLPAALWRELRRGPQGVPAAAAIVLSLLLAGAGYLRGSVAPVRAGSPRRSLTGRTPA from the coding sequence ATGTCGGTCAGTGTGGTGATCTGCGCGTACACGCTCGATCGCTGGGATCAGCTGGCTTTGGCCATGGCCTCGGTAACGGACCAGGCGATCGCAGACGAGACGATCCTCGTCATCGATCACAACGACGAGCTGCTGCGTCGCGCCCAGGCCCGGTGGCCTGAGTCGCACGTGCTGGCCAACGCCGGCGCGCAGGGACTCTCCGCCGCGCGCAACACCGCCCTGCAGGTGGCCCGCGGCGACATCGTCGCGTTCCTCGACGACGATGCGGTCGCCGAGCCCGGATGGCTGCGCACCCTCGTCGACGGATTCGCAGAGCCGTCGGTCGTCGCCGTCGGCGGCAGCGCGGTGCCGCTGTGGCCGGGCGACGCTCCGGCGGTGCTCCCCGAGGAGCTGCTCTGGATCGTCGGGTGCAGCTATCGCGGACTTCCCACACGACCCGGCCCGGTGCGCAACGTCATGGGCTGCTCGATGGCCTTCCGCCGCGACCCGCTGCTCGCCGTCGGCGGCTTCAACACCGACACCGGCCGCGTGGGCAAGCTGCCCATCGGCTGCGAGGAGACCGAGGTGTGCATCAAGCTGCGCCAGGTCGACCCGGCCCACATCGTGCGGTACGAGCCGTCCGCGCGCGTGCGCCATCACGTCAGCGCCGACCGGACGCGAATGGCATACGTCGCCCACCGCAGCTGGTGCGAAGGGATCTCCAAAGCGGGGATCGCGCGTACCGTCGGGCGCCAGGACGCGCTCTCGGCCGAGTCCGCCTATGCCTCGCGCGTGCTCCCCGCCGCCCTCTGGCGGGAACTGCGCCGCGGGCCGCAGGGCGTGCCTGCAGCCGCCGCCATCGTGCTCTCACTGCTTCTCGCCGGCGCGGGTTACCTGCGCGGGAGCGTCGCCCCCGTTCGGGCCGGCAGCCCGCGCCGCTCGCTGACAGGGCGGACGCCCGCGTGA
- a CDS encoding glycosyltransferase family 2 protein: MTIPVHSAPRISIIVPARNEAKNLEIVLPLLPDVHEIIVVDGHSVDGTADVARRVRPGVDVITQTRKGKGNALVCGFEHATGDIIVMFDADGSADPDEIPRFVDALVQGADVSKGSRYMAGGASEDITFHRNLGNRGLNLLTNILLGTRHSDLCYGYNAFWRRILPALELPAAHIPGAEGQMVWGDGFEIETLLTCRMAENRLHVVEVPSVELPRIHGESNLNAVTDGLRVLRTVLDERMRRWGRKRGARTAGSPASPAPTAPAERAESIGR; this comes from the coding sequence GTGACCATCCCCGTGCACTCCGCACCCCGCATATCGATCATCGTCCCCGCCCGGAACGAGGCCAAGAACCTCGAGATCGTGCTGCCCCTTCTTCCCGACGTGCACGAGATCATCGTCGTGGACGGTCACTCGGTGGACGGCACCGCCGACGTCGCCCGCCGCGTGCGACCGGGCGTCGACGTCATCACCCAGACCCGCAAGGGCAAGGGCAACGCGCTGGTGTGCGGTTTCGAGCACGCGACCGGGGACATCATCGTCATGTTCGACGCCGACGGCTCCGCCGACCCCGACGAGATCCCGCGCTTCGTCGACGCGCTCGTGCAGGGTGCCGACGTCAGCAAGGGAAGTCGTTACATGGCCGGCGGCGCGAGCGAGGACATCACGTTCCACCGCAACCTCGGCAACCGGGGCCTCAACCTGCTGACCAACATCCTGCTCGGCACCCGCCACTCCGACCTCTGCTACGGCTACAACGCCTTCTGGCGCCGCATCCTCCCCGCCTTGGAGCTTCCCGCAGCGCACATCCCGGGTGCCGAGGGCCAGATGGTCTGGGGCGACGGCTTCGAGATCGAGACCCTGCTGACCTGCCGCATGGCCGAGAACCGTCTGCACGTGGTCGAGGTTCCGAGCGTCGAGCTTCCCCGCATCCACGGCGAGAGCAACCTCAACGCCGTCACCGATGGGCTGCGGGTGCTGCGCACCGTGCTCGACGAGCGGATGAGGCGCTGGGGTCGCAAGCGCGGTGCCCGCACAGCCGGCTCCCCGGCTTCGCCCGCCCCCACGGCGCCCGCCGAGCGCGCGGAGTCGATCGGCCGGTGA
- a CDS encoding proline--tRNA ligase — protein MVTRLSHFFLRTLREDPADAEVTSHRLLVRAGYIRRQAPGVFAWLPLGLRVKGKIEQIVREEMAAAGAYEVHFPALLPREPYEATGRWEEYGDALFRLQDRKGADYLLAPTHEEVFTLLVKDLYSSYKDLPLSIYQIQDKYRDEARPRAGLLRGREFTMKDAYSFDYTDAGLDASYQAQRDAYERIFQRLGLEYVIVQADAGAMGGSRSEEFLHPTPVGEDTFVRSAGGYAANVEAFTTVVPDPIPFDGLPAPVIFDSPNTPTIETLVAHCNAHLDGQYTAADTLKNVVLALTHLDGTRELVVVGLPGDRDIDDKRVEVAFAPAAVEPATEADFAANPLLVKGYIGPWSEKGPILGEESATGIRYFLDPRVVDGTAWITGANIDQKHVARLVAGRDFTADAFVEVATVRAGDPAPDGSGPVELARGMEIGHVFQLGRKYAEALGLKVLDENGKLVTVTMGSYGIGITRILAIIAELNNDDKGLIWPASVAPFDVHVVATGRDAAAFELAEKLSADLEDAGFDVLYDDRPKVSPGVKFGDAELVGVPHIVIVGRGAAEGQVELWDRRTGEREVVAAADAVARLRG, from the coding sequence GTGGTCACCCGTCTGTCGCACTTCTTCCTCCGTACCCTCCGTGAAGACCCCGCCGATGCGGAGGTCACGAGCCACCGGCTGCTCGTCCGCGCCGGCTACATCCGCCGCCAGGCGCCCGGCGTGTTCGCCTGGCTGCCACTGGGGCTGCGCGTCAAGGGCAAGATCGAGCAGATCGTGCGCGAGGAGATGGCCGCCGCCGGCGCCTACGAGGTGCACTTCCCAGCGTTGCTGCCGCGCGAGCCCTATGAGGCCACCGGCCGGTGGGAGGAGTACGGCGACGCTCTGTTCCGACTGCAGGACCGCAAGGGAGCCGATTACCTGCTCGCGCCGACGCACGAAGAGGTCTTCACGCTGCTCGTGAAGGACCTCTACTCGTCGTACAAGGACCTGCCGCTGTCGATCTACCAGATCCAGGACAAGTACCGCGACGAGGCGCGTCCCCGGGCGGGCCTGCTGCGCGGCCGTGAGTTCACGATGAAGGACGCGTACTCGTTCGACTACACCGACGCCGGACTCGACGCCTCATACCAGGCGCAGCGCGACGCGTACGAGCGCATCTTCCAGCGCCTCGGACTGGAGTACGTCATCGTCCAGGCGGATGCCGGTGCGATGGGCGGATCGCGCTCCGAGGAGTTCCTGCACCCCACCCCGGTGGGGGAGGACACGTTCGTCCGCTCCGCCGGCGGCTACGCCGCCAACGTCGAGGCGTTCACCACGGTCGTCCCGGACCCGATCCCGTTCGACGGACTACCCGCCCCGGTGATCTTCGACTCCCCGAACACCCCGACGATCGAGACGCTCGTGGCGCACTGCAACGCCCACCTCGACGGCCAGTACACCGCGGCCGACACGCTGAAGAACGTCGTGCTCGCCCTCACCCACCTCGACGGCACGCGCGAGCTGGTCGTCGTCGGACTGCCGGGCGACCGCGACATCGACGACAAGCGCGTCGAAGTGGCCTTCGCCCCCGCCGCTGTGGAGCCGGCGACCGAGGCGGACTTCGCCGCGAACCCCCTGCTGGTGAAGGGCTACATCGGCCCGTGGTCCGAGAAGGGACCGATCCTCGGCGAGGAGTCGGCCACCGGCATCCGCTATTTCCTCGACCCCCGCGTGGTCGACGGCACGGCGTGGATCACCGGCGCCAACATCGATCAGAAGCACGTCGCCCGCCTCGTTGCGGGGCGCGACTTCACCGCCGACGCGTTCGTCGAGGTCGCCACCGTGCGCGCGGGGGATCCCGCCCCCGACGGCTCGGGTCCTGTCGAGCTCGCGCGCGGCATGGAGATCGGCCATGTCTTCCAGCTCGGCCGCAAGTACGCCGAGGCGCTGGGGCTGAAGGTGCTCGACGAGAACGGTAAGCTCGTCACCGTCACGATGGGCTCCTACGGCATCGGCATCACCCGCATCCTCGCGATCATCGCCGAGCTCAACAACGACGACAAGGGCCTCATCTGGCCGGCATCCGTCGCGCCGTTCGACGTGCATGTCGTGGCGACGGGGCGGGACGCCGCCGCGTTCGAGCTCGCCGAGAAACTGTCGGCCGACCTCGAGGATGCCGGGTTCGACGTGCTCTACGACGACCGCCCCAAGGTCTCGCCCGGCGTCAAGTTCGGCGACGCCGAACTCGTCGGCGTGCCGCACATCGTCATCGTCGGCCGGGGCGCCGCCGAAGGCCAGGTGGAGTTGTGGGATCGCCGCACCGGTGAGCGCGAGGTCGTCGCCGCGGCCGACGCGGTCGCGCGGCTGCGCGGCTGA
- a CDS encoding DUF1206 domain-containing protein: MPETVSPRASREVAREVAYHPAARLGARAGYVANGVVHGLIGSIALGVAFGGTGESDQTGALKAIADAPLGFAALWVLAVALWALGTWHLAAGVLVRDPQGDVKGAAKKWGVRAAEWGQAATFSAIGFIAAAVALGARPNAEEAAERASEGVLTVAGGSILLSLVGLGVAIGGISFIVMGVMRSFHSKLDIPDTPLGHAVVLLGVVGFIAKGIALVIVGILLLASAVTIDPSTAGGLDGALQALLAMMFGPALVAAVGAGFIAYGVFCLFRARYATL; the protein is encoded by the coding sequence GTGCCAGAAACCGTCTCACCGCGCGCCAGCCGTGAGGTCGCCCGTGAGGTCGCCTACCACCCGGCTGCCCGGTTGGGCGCGAGAGCCGGATACGTCGCGAACGGCGTCGTCCACGGTCTCATCGGGTCGATCGCCCTGGGCGTGGCCTTCGGCGGCACGGGCGAAAGCGACCAGACCGGCGCGCTGAAGGCGATCGCCGACGCCCCTCTCGGATTCGCCGCGCTCTGGGTGCTCGCCGTGGCCCTCTGGGCACTGGGCACCTGGCACCTCGCCGCGGGCGTGCTTGTCCGCGACCCGCAGGGCGACGTCAAGGGCGCCGCGAAGAAGTGGGGGGTGCGGGCGGCGGAGTGGGGTCAGGCGGCGACGTTCTCGGCCATCGGCTTCATCGCGGCCGCCGTAGCGCTGGGCGCACGGCCGAACGCGGAAGAGGCCGCCGAGCGGGCCAGCGAGGGCGTGCTCACCGTCGCGGGCGGGTCGATCCTGCTCAGCCTGGTCGGACTCGGCGTCGCCATCGGCGGCATCTCGTTCATCGTGATGGGGGTGATGCGCAGCTTCCACAGCAAGCTGGACATCCCCGACACGCCGCTCGGGCACGCCGTCGTCCTGCTCGGCGTCGTCGGGTTCATCGCCAAAGGCATCGCGCTGGTGATCGTCGGCATCCTGCTGCTGGCATCAGCCGTCACGATCGATCCCTCGACCGCGGGCGGACTCGACGGCGCTCTGCAGGCGCTGCTGGCGATGATGTTCGGGCCCGCGCTGGTCGCCGCGGTCGGAGCCGGGTTCATCGCGTACGGGGTCTTCTGCCTGTTCCGCGCCCGCTACGCCACCCTCTGA